The Streptomyces sp. NBC_01775 genome includes a region encoding these proteins:
- a CDS encoding thiolase family protein, whose protein sequence is MPRTARDVVFVDGVRTPFGKAGPKGIYHETRADDMVVKCIRELLRRNPDLPPERIDEVALAATTQIGDQGLTLGRTAGILAGLPQSVPGYSIDRMCAGAMTAVTTTSGSIAFGAYDIVVAGGVEHMGRHPMGEGVDPNPRFVSEKLVDQSALFMGMTAENLHDRFPHLTKERADAFAVASQEKAAKAYANGHIQADLVPVSIRRTTPEGGETGWGLATADEPMRPGTTLENLAGLKTPFRAHGRVTPGNAAGLNDGATASLVAAEDVAQELGLPVKMRLVSYAFAGVEPEVMGIGPVPATEKALAKAGLSIDDIGLFEINEAFAVQVLSLLDHYGIADDDPRVNQYGGAIAFGHPLASSGVRLMTQLARQFEQQPHVRYGITTMCVGFGMGGTVIWENPHWEGK, encoded by the coding sequence GTGCCCCGTACCGCAAGGGACGTCGTCTTCGTCGACGGCGTTCGCACACCGTTCGGCAAGGCGGGCCCCAAGGGCATCTACCACGAGACCCGCGCCGACGACATGGTCGTCAAGTGCATCCGTGAGCTGCTGCGCCGCAACCCTGACCTGCCTCCGGAGCGCATCGACGAGGTCGCACTCGCCGCGACCACCCAGATCGGCGACCAGGGCCTGACCCTGGGCCGTACGGCCGGGATCCTGGCCGGGCTGCCGCAGTCGGTGCCCGGATACTCGATCGACCGGATGTGCGCCGGCGCGATGACGGCGGTCACCACCACCTCCGGCTCGATCGCCTTCGGCGCCTACGACATCGTGGTGGCCGGCGGCGTCGAGCACATGGGCCGGCACCCGATGGGCGAGGGCGTGGACCCCAACCCGCGCTTCGTCTCGGAGAAGCTCGTCGACCAGTCGGCCCTGTTCATGGGCATGACCGCCGAGAACCTGCACGACCGGTTCCCGCACCTGACCAAGGAGCGTGCCGACGCCTTCGCGGTCGCCAGTCAGGAGAAGGCCGCCAAGGCGTACGCCAACGGCCACATCCAGGCCGATCTGGTACCCGTCTCCATCCGGCGCACCACCCCCGAGGGCGGGGAGACCGGCTGGGGGCTGGCCACCGCGGACGAGCCGATGCGGCCGGGCACCACGCTGGAGAACCTGGCCGGGCTCAAGACTCCCTTCCGTGCGCACGGCCGGGTCACCCCGGGCAACGCGGCGGGGCTCAACGACGGCGCGACCGCCTCGCTGGTCGCCGCCGAGGACGTGGCCCAGGAGCTGGGCCTGCCGGTCAAGATGCGGCTGGTCTCCTACGCCTTCGCCGGGGTGGAGCCGGAGGTCATGGGCATCGGCCCGGTCCCCGCCACCGAGAAGGCGCTCGCCAAGGCCGGGCTGTCGATCGACGACATCGGCCTGTTCGAGATCAACGAGGCGTTCGCCGTCCAGGTCCTCTCGCTGCTGGACCACTACGGCATCGCCGATGACGACCCGCGCGTCAACCAGTACGGCGGCGCCATCGCCTTCGGGCACCCGCTGGCCTCCTCCGGCGTGCGGCTGATGACGCAGCTCGCCCGCCAGTTCGAGCAGCAGCCGCACGTCCGCTACGGCATCACCACCATGTGCGTCGGCTTCGGCATGGGCGGGACCGTCATCTGGGAGAACCCCCACTGGGAGGGCAAGTAA
- a CDS encoding DUF3000 domain-containing protein — MTAARTAKAGGSGGVEGTEGTGSSGGGGGESFPPTFRVAVTALSEARTRPEIRIAPLPAPRRLAPYAFALEAAVTEPEDAGQELADGRFVLLHDPEGQESWQGTFRVVTLGRAELEAEIASDPLLPEVTWTWLTGALEARGAGYAEPSGTVTRSSSAFFGGLAERTAEEVLEIRASWTPEGGTPDAAAHLAAWCELLCQCAGLPPESGDASSVVQLPQRRGPH; from the coding sequence ATGACAGCGGCTCGGACGGCGAAGGCGGGAGGCTCCGGCGGAGTGGAAGGTACGGAGGGGACGGGCAGCTCTGGTGGCGGCGGTGGGGAGTCCTTCCCTCCCACTTTCCGTGTGGCGGTCACAGCGTTGAGCGAGGCGCGCACGCGCCCCGAGATCCGCATCGCGCCGCTGCCGGCGCCACGGCGGCTGGCGCCGTACGCCTTCGCGCTGGAGGCGGCCGTGACCGAGCCGGAGGACGCGGGGCAGGAGCTGGCCGACGGCCGCTTCGTCCTGCTGCACGACCCGGAGGGCCAGGAGTCCTGGCAGGGCACGTTCCGCGTGGTCACCCTGGGCCGGGCCGAGTTGGAGGCGGAGATCGCGAGCGACCCGCTGCTGCCGGAAGTGACCTGGACATGGCTGACCGGGGCGCTGGAGGCGCGCGGCGCGGGCTACGCGGAGCCGAGCGGGACCGTGACGCGCTCCAGCTCGGCCTTCTTCGGCGGGCTCGCCGAGCGCACAGCCGAGGAGGTGCTGGAGATCCGGGCGAGCTGGACCCCCGAGGGGGGCACGCCGGATGCCGCCGCGCATCTGGCCGCGTGGTGCGAACTCCTCTGCCAGTGCGCCGGGTTGCCCCCGGAGTCGGGTGACGCGTCCTCCGTCGTCCAGCTCCCCCAGCGCCGGGGCCCGCACTAG
- a CDS encoding ribonuclease D, with protein MTDAQETASATAAQDPSQDSGPAPVPLLEPREGIPPVTVTEEELARLTAAFAEGTGPLAVDAERASGYRYGQRAYLVQLRRQGAGTALIDPVACPDLSGLDAALAGTEWVLHAASQDLPCLREIGMRPTRLFDTELAGRIAGFARVGLGAMVENVLGYALEKGHSAVDWSTRPLPEPWLRYAALDVELLVDLRDALEAELEGQGKLEWAREEFAAIASAPAPPPRKDPWRRTSGMHKVRRRRQMAVVRELWLARDTVARKRDVSPGKVLTDAAIVEAALAMPPNARALSALPGFGQRMGRKQLEQWQGAVERARALPESELPQQSQVLGGPPPPRSWADKDPAAAARLTAARAAVTEHAEELNLPQENLLTPDTVRRLCWEPPGELSLSAVAEALRGLGAREWQISQTAELLRAALTVSE; from the coding sequence GTGACCGACGCCCAAGAGACCGCATCAGCGACCGCAGCTCAGGACCCCTCCCAGGACTCCGGTCCGGCGCCGGTCCCTCTCTTGGAGCCACGCGAGGGCATCCCACCCGTCACCGTGACGGAAGAGGAGCTGGCGCGACTCACCGCGGCCTTCGCCGAAGGTACGGGGCCGCTGGCCGTCGACGCCGAGCGCGCTTCCGGATACCGCTACGGGCAGCGCGCCTATCTGGTGCAGCTGCGCCGCCAGGGTGCGGGCACCGCGCTGATCGACCCCGTGGCCTGTCCCGACCTGTCGGGGCTGGACGCGGCGCTGGCCGGCACCGAGTGGGTACTGCACGCGGCCAGTCAGGATCTGCCGTGTCTGCGTGAGATAGGTATGCGGCCCACCAGGCTGTTCGACACCGAGCTGGCCGGGCGCATCGCCGGGTTCGCGCGGGTGGGCCTGGGCGCGATGGTGGAGAACGTCCTCGGTTACGCCCTGGAGAAGGGCCACTCCGCCGTCGACTGGTCCACCAGGCCGCTGCCCGAGCCCTGGCTGCGGTACGCGGCGCTGGATGTGGAGCTGCTGGTCGACCTGCGCGACGCGCTGGAGGCCGAGCTGGAGGGGCAGGGGAAGCTGGAGTGGGCCCGCGAGGAGTTCGCGGCGATCGCGTCGGCTCCCGCACCCCCGCCGCGCAAGGACCCCTGGCGGCGCACCTCGGGCATGCACAAGGTGCGGCGGCGCAGACAGATGGCCGTCGTACGGGAGCTGTGGCTTGCGCGCGACACGGTCGCGCGCAAGCGGGACGTCTCCCCGGGCAAGGTGCTCACCGACGCGGCGATCGTGGAGGCGGCGCTGGCGATGCCGCCCAACGCCCGTGCGCTGTCCGCCCTTCCGGGCTTCGGGCAGCGGATGGGGCGCAAGCAGCTGGAGCAGTGGCAGGGCGCGGTCGAGCGGGCTCGGGCGCTGCCCGAGTCGGAGCTGCCGCAGCAGAGCCAGGTCCTGGGCGGACCGCCGCCGCCGCGGTCGTGGGCCGACAAGGACCCGGCGGCGGCGGCCCGGCTGACCGCGGCGCGCGCCGCGGTCACCGAGCACGCCGAGGAGCTGAACCTGCCGCAGGAGAATCTGCTGACGCCGGATACCGTGCGGCGGCTTTGCTGGGAGCCGCCGGGTGAGCTGTCGCTCTCGGCTGTCGCCGAGGCGTTGCGGGGGCTTGGCGCGCGGGAGTGGCAGATCTCGCAGACGGCAGAACTGCTGCGGGCAGCTCTGACCGTTTCCGAGTAG
- the hemE gene encoding uroporphyrinogen decarboxylase, with the protein MSGNDRPTGQPTQTQDAPSGAQQVRNAPGVRDSVFLRACRREPVPHTPVWFMRQAGRSLPEYRKLREGIAMLDSCMRPDLVAEITLQPVRRHGVDAAIYFSDIVVPLKAIGVDLDIKPGVGPVVERPIRSRADLERLRKLEPEDVAYVTEAIGILTRELGATPLIGFAGAPFTLASYLVEGGPSKNHEHTKALMYGDPQLWADLLDRLADITAAFLKVQIEAGASAVQLFDSWVGALAPEDYRRLVRPASAKVFDAVASYGVPRIHFGVGTGELLGQLGEAGADVVGADWRVPLDEAARRVGPGKAIQGNLDPAVLFAPREAVERQAGRVLDSARDLEGHIFNLGHGVLPDTDPQALTDLVSYVHEHTAAR; encoded by the coding sequence GTGAGTGGAAACGACCGCCCGACGGGCCAGCCGACGCAGACACAGGACGCGCCCTCGGGGGCACAGCAGGTGCGAAATGCCCCGGGTGTGCGGGATTCCGTGTTTCTTCGCGCGTGCCGCCGTGAGCCCGTGCCGCATACCCCGGTGTGGTTCATGCGGCAGGCGGGACGTTCGCTTCCCGAGTACCGCAAGCTGCGCGAGGGCATCGCGATGCTGGACTCGTGCATGCGGCCCGATCTCGTCGCCGAGATCACTCTCCAGCCCGTGCGGCGGCACGGAGTGGACGCGGCGATCTATTTCAGCGACATCGTCGTTCCGCTCAAGGCCATCGGCGTCGATCTCGACATCAAGCCGGGCGTCGGTCCCGTCGTCGAAAGGCCGATCCGCAGCCGCGCGGATCTGGAGCGGCTGCGGAAGCTGGAGCCCGAGGACGTCGCCTATGTGACCGAGGCGATCGGCATCCTCACCCGGGAGCTGGGTGCCACCCCGCTCATCGGCTTCGCCGGGGCGCCCTTCACACTGGCCAGCTATCTCGTCGAGGGCGGCCCCTCCAAGAACCACGAGCACACCAAGGCGCTGATGTACGGCGACCCGCAGCTGTGGGCCGACCTGCTCGACCGGCTCGCGGACATCACCGCGGCGTTCTTGAAGGTGCAGATCGAGGCGGGCGCCTCCGCCGTGCAGCTCTTCGACTCGTGGGTGGGCGCGCTCGCCCCCGAGGACTACCGCCGCCTGGTCCGGCCCGCCTCCGCGAAGGTCTTCGACGCCGTCGCCTCCTACGGCGTGCCCCGTATCCACTTCGGCGTCGGCACCGGCGAGCTGCTCGGACAGCTCGGCGAGGCCGGAGCCGACGTCGTCGGCGCCGACTGGCGGGTGCCGCTGGACGAGGCGGCCCGGCGCGTCGGCCCCGGCAAGGCGATCCAGGGCAACCTCGACCCCGCAGTCCTCTTCGCCCCGCGCGAGGCCGTCGAGCGGCAGGCCGGGCGCGTTCTGGACTCGGCGCGCGACCTGGAGGGCCACATCTTCAACCTCGGCCACGGGGTCCTCCCCGACACCGACCCCCAGGCCCTGACGGACCTGGTGTCCTACGTTCACGAGCACACGGCCGCTCGCTGA
- a CDS encoding 3-hydroxyacyl-CoA dehydrogenase NAD-binding domain-containing protein: MSTTAELLRGAAELFPDEVVTEAHVRHLDLPYGAGRFALITLDNGLDHTKPTTFGPQSLANLDAAIDQVEKEAADGQINGVGITGKPFIFAVGADLKGVEILGRHEDAVAIGKGGHDVFKRLADVAVPTFAYYNGAAMGGGVEVGLHCTYRTVSAALPAFSLPEVFLGLVPGWGGCALLPNLIGADRAVSVIIENSLNQNRQLKGQQVYELGIADALFEGADFLEESLRWTAAVLKGELEVVRPEVDRGEAWDAAVERGKQIADSKVHGAAPAAYRALEIIAAAKSGDLRQGFDAETQALADLIMGGELRSGIYAFNLVQKRAKRPAGAPPKDLARPVTKVGVVGAGLMASQLGLLFARRLEVPVVLTDIDQERVDKGVAYCHEEIDKLLLKGRVNQDKANRLKALVTGSLDKAAAFSDADFVIEAVFEEMGVKQKVFAEVEAVVPEHAILATNTSSLSLSEMASQLKHPERVVGFHFFNPVAILPLLEIVRGEKTDDASLATAFGVAKKLKKTAVLVKDAPAFVVNRVLTRFLGEVLRSIDEGTPVEVADRALAPLGLPMSPMVLLELVGPAVAHHVAGTLHAAYPDRFAVSDNLGRVVEAGKRNLYVPGTQELDAAVSALFEVGDVVLTEEQVRDRALDAIAEEIRLMLDEGVVAEAQDVDLCLITGAGWPFHLGGVTPYLDREGVSERVTGHRFLPPGVASVPE; the protein is encoded by the coding sequence ATGAGCACCACCGCTGAGCTGCTGAGGGGCGCGGCCGAGCTGTTCCCGGACGAGGTCGTCACCGAGGCGCACGTACGCCATCTCGACCTCCCCTACGGAGCGGGCAGGTTCGCCCTCATCACGCTGGACAACGGGCTGGACCACACCAAGCCCACCACCTTCGGCCCGCAGTCGCTGGCCAACCTGGACGCGGCGATCGACCAGGTCGAGAAGGAGGCCGCGGACGGGCAGATCAACGGCGTCGGCATCACCGGCAAGCCGTTCATCTTCGCCGTCGGCGCGGACCTCAAGGGCGTGGAGATCCTGGGCCGCCACGAGGACGCCGTCGCCATCGGCAAGGGTGGCCATGATGTCTTCAAGCGCCTCGCCGACGTCGCCGTCCCCACCTTCGCCTACTACAACGGCGCGGCGATGGGCGGCGGCGTCGAGGTCGGGCTGCACTGCACCTACCGCACCGTCTCCGCCGCGCTGCCGGCCTTCTCGCTGCCCGAGGTCTTCCTCGGCCTGGTGCCCGGCTGGGGCGGCTGCGCGCTGCTGCCGAACCTGATCGGCGCCGACCGCGCGGTCAGCGTCATCATCGAGAATTCCCTCAACCAGAACCGCCAGCTCAAGGGCCAGCAGGTCTACGAACTCGGCATCGCGGACGCGCTGTTCGAGGGCGCGGACTTCCTGGAGGAGTCGCTGCGCTGGACCGCGGCCGTCCTCAAGGGCGAGCTCGAGGTCGTACGCCCCGAGGTCGACCGCGGTGAGGCGTGGGACGCGGCTGTCGAGCGCGGCAAGCAGATCGCCGACAGCAAGGTGCACGGAGCGGCGCCCGCCGCCTACCGGGCGCTGGAGATCATCGCCGCCGCCAAGAGCGGCGACCTGCGGCAGGGCTTCGACGCCGAGACGCAGGCGCTCGCCGATCTCATCATGGGCGGCGAACTGCGCAGCGGGATCTACGCCTTCAACCTGGTGCAGAAGCGTGCCAAGCGTCCGGCGGGCGCCCCGCCCAAGGACCTGGCACGGCCGGTCACCAAGGTCGGCGTCGTCGGCGCCGGGCTGATGGCCTCCCAGCTCGGGCTGCTGTTCGCCCGCCGTCTGGAGGTGCCGGTCGTGCTGACCGACATCGACCAGGAGCGGGTCGACAAGGGCGTGGCCTACTGCCACGAGGAGATCGACAAGCTGCTGCTGAAGGGCCGCGTCAACCAGGACAAGGCCAACCGCCTCAAGGCGCTGGTGACCGGTTCGCTCGACAAGGCGGCGGCCTTCTCCGACGCGGACTTCGTCATCGAGGCCGTCTTCGAGGAGATGGGCGTCAAGCAGAAGGTGTTCGCCGAGGTCGAGGCGGTCGTGCCGGAGCACGCCATCCTCGCCACCAACACCTCCTCGCTGTCCCTCAGCGAGATGGCCTCCCAGCTCAAGCACCCCGAGCGGGTCGTGGGCTTCCACTTCTTCAACCCCGTCGCGATCCTCCCGCTGCTGGAGATCGTGCGCGGCGAGAAGACCGACGACGCCTCCCTGGCCACCGCGTTCGGCGTGGCCAAGAAGCTGAAGAAGACGGCCGTGCTGGTCAAGGACGCGCCCGCCTTCGTCGTCAACCGGGTGCTGACCCGGTTCCTCGGCGAGGTGCTGCGCTCCATCGACGAGGGCACCCCGGTGGAGGTCGCCGACCGCGCGCTCGCGCCGCTCGGGCTGCCGATGTCGCCGATGGTGCTGCTGGAGCTGGTGGGTCCGGCCGTCGCGCACCATGTCGCGGGCACGCTGCACGCCGCGTACCCGGACCGCTTCGCGGTCTCGGACAACCTCGGCCGGGTCGTCGAGGCCGGCAAGCGCAACCTGTACGTGCCCGGCACCCAGGAGCTGGACGCGGCCGTCTCAGCGCTGTTCGAGGTCGGGGACGTGGTCCTCACCGAGGAGCAGGTACGGGACCGGGCGCTCGACGCGATCGCCGAGGAGATCCGGCTCATGCTGGACGAGGGCGTCGTCGCCGAGGCCCAGGATGTCGACCTGTGCCTGATCACCGGCGCCGGGTGGCCGTTCCACCTCGGCGGCGTGACCCCCTACCTCGACCGCGAGGGCGTCAGCGAGCGCGTGACGGGCCACCGCTTCCTGCCTCCGGGAGTCGCCAGCGTTCCGGAGTGA
- a CDS encoding ArnT family glycosyltransferase has product MSQSSAERHAPGKREARIPSPRPRAADTAPDHAGIPAFWTRLFPVLALITVLTRLPSFTRTLWNPDEGFLATQARQLADGGVLYDTVVDRKPPLVPWLYQGAFSLFGGHSLWPVRVAALVAVLVGAGLVASIAFRRWGERAAWRAGICYVLLSVGLVPEDTQAATFEVFMLPWTVAAIWCAERARWAGAGLALAGAVLSKQTGGAVLLPVLLLWWQTRAGWGAFARLTAGAVLPVASAALAFGPGRFVYWIATGSGSYLSADGAGLNPLLRALGGLGLLTLAFLPLLIALVSVVFSRGRARRLSNAADLWLWLAASLAAAMVGLQFFGHYFLQLVPALALLGAAALHEVGARAATAALTATAFLACAYVGWGFTASRTELDHAHRVADTVRAYTGRDDRVLLWGMHPEGYWLAERAPASRYLTAGFLTNFSGGRDGARVGEKYAMTGAWPHFRRELRHRPPELIVDDSRDKNYGTERMPTLRRHIGRHYEKVATIDGSDFYVRTTRSPR; this is encoded by the coding sequence ATGTCGCAGTCCTCCGCCGAGCGCCACGCACCGGGTAAAAGGGAAGCCCGGATTCCGTCACCGCGGCCCCGCGCGGCCGACACGGCGCCGGACCACGCGGGGATCCCCGCCTTCTGGACGCGGCTCTTCCCCGTCCTCGCCCTCATCACCGTCCTCACCCGCCTTCCCTCCTTCACCCGAACCCTCTGGAACCCCGACGAGGGCTTCCTCGCCACCCAGGCACGCCAACTCGCCGACGGTGGCGTCCTCTACGACACCGTCGTGGACCGCAAACCACCCCTCGTGCCCTGGCTCTACCAAGGAGCCTTCAGCCTCTTCGGGGGCCACTCGCTGTGGCCGGTGCGGGTGGCGGCGCTGGTGGCCGTGCTGGTGGGGGCCGGGCTCGTCGCCTCGATCGCGTTCCGCCGCTGGGGCGAGCGCGCGGCCTGGCGCGCCGGCATCTGCTACGTCCTGCTGTCGGTGGGGCTCGTTCCGGAGGACACCCAGGCCGCCACGTTCGAGGTGTTCATGCTGCCGTGGACCGTGGCGGCGATCTGGTGCGCGGAGCGCGCGCGGTGGGCGGGCGCGGGGCTCGCCCTCGCCGGAGCGGTGCTCTCCAAGCAGACCGGCGGCGCCGTGCTGCTGCCGGTCTTGCTGCTGTGGTGGCAGACGCGCGCGGGCTGGGGCGCCTTCGCGCGGCTGACCGCCGGAGCGGTGCTCCCGGTCGCGAGCGCCGCTCTCGCGTTCGGGCCAGGACGGTTCGTGTACTGGATCGCCACCGGCTCCGGCTCCTACCTCTCCGCCGACGGAGCGGGCCTGAACCCGCTGCTGCGCGCGCTCGGCGGGCTCGGACTGCTGACGCTGGCGTTCTTGCCGCTGCTGATCGCGCTGGTCTCCGTCGTCTTCTCCCGAGGACGCGCGCGCCGCCTCTCGAACGCCGCGGACCTGTGGCTGTGGCTGGCGGCCTCGCTGGCGGCGGCCATGGTGGGGCTCCAGTTCTTCGGCCACTACTTCCTCCAGCTCGTCCCCGCGCTCGCCCTGCTGGGCGCCGCCGCGCTGCACGAGGTCGGCGCGCGGGCCGCGACAGCGGCGCTGACGGCCACCGCGTTCCTCGCCTGCGCCTATGTCGGCTGGGGCTTCACCGCCAGCCGTACCGAACTCGATCACGCCCACCGGGTCGCCGACACGGTGCGCGCGTACACCGGACGGGACGACCGGGTGCTGCTGTGGGGCATGCACCCGGAGGGGTACTGGCTGGCCGAGCGCGCCCCCGCCTCGCGCTATCTGACCGCCGGTTTCCTCACCAACTTCAGCGGGGGCCGCGACGGGGCGCGGGTGGGGGAGAAGTACGCGATGACGGGCGCCTGGCCGCACTTCCGGCGCGAGCTGCGGCACCGTCCGCCCGAGCTGATCGTCGACGACTCACGCGACAAGAACTACGGCACCGAGCGCATGCCCACCCTGCGGCGGCACATCGGCCGCCACTACGAGAAGGTGGCGACCATCGACGGCAGCGACTTCTACGTGCGCACCACGCGTTCACCTCGTTGA
- a CDS encoding LuxR C-terminal-related transcriptional regulator, translating to MSVLLEHPTSLVAYRPNKPTAMVVVADPRVRSTVTRHLWALGVRDVIEASSIAEARPRVGNPRDICVADVHLPDGSGLSLLSETRAAGWPNGLALSAADDIGAVRNALAGGVKGYVVTGTRTNLGGPMPTRHGAAPIGAAAARMHRRPGGGPGGPGHPGGYRELSGREVEVLRLVAEGQSNKAIGVSMGLSALTVKSHLARIARKLGTGDRAGMVAVALRTGIIH from the coding sequence GTGTCTGTTCTCCTTGAGCACCCCACAAGCCTGGTCGCCTACCGCCCGAACAAGCCGACGGCCATGGTCGTCGTTGCCGACCCCCGCGTCCGTTCGACCGTGACCCGCCACCTGTGGGCTCTCGGTGTGAGGGACGTGATCGAGGCGTCGTCGATCGCGGAGGCCCGTCCCCGAGTCGGCAATCCACGTGACATCTGCGTGGCCGACGTACATCTCCCCGACGGATCGGGGCTCAGTCTGCTGTCCGAGACCAGGGCGGCGGGCTGGCCGAACGGCCTGGCGCTGTCGGCCGCCGACGACATCGGTGCCGTACGCAACGCCCTGGCGGGCGGCGTCAAGGGCTATGTCGTCACCGGTACCAGAACCAACCTGGGCGGCCCGATGCCCACCCGGCACGGCGCGGCCCCCATCGGCGCGGCGGCTGCCCGTATGCACCGCAGGCCGGGCGGCGGTCCCGGCGGCCCCGGGCACCCCGGCGGCTACCGCGAGCTGTCCGGCCGCGAGGTCGAGGTGCTGCGCCTGGTCGCCGAAGGCCAGTCGAACAAGGCCATCGGCGTCTCGATGGGCCTGTCCGCACTGACCGTCAAGAGCCACCTGGCGCGCATCGCCCGCAAGCTGGGCACCGGTGACCGCGCCGGGATGGTGGCCGTGGCTCTGCGCACGGGCATCATCCACTGA
- a CDS encoding FAD-dependent oxidoreductase translates to MAAAERMVVIGGDAVGMSAASRARRLKKPEELEIVAFERGRFASFSACGIPYWVGGQVGARDDLIARTPEEHRARGIDLRMRTEVTELDVAGRRVRVVERDGDGGEGGGGDGRWVGYDHLVLATGARPVRPPLPGIDAEGVHGVQTLDDGEALIATLEGAEARPGAGAGAAARSYGDGRRRAVVVGAGYIGVEMAEAFVNRGYHVTVVDKGEQPMSTLDPDMGELVYEAMCSMGIETVRGATVTEILTDERGRARGVATRDAEYPADVVVLGLGVRPETELARAAGLPLGESGGLLTDLAMRVRGQENIWAGGDCAEVLNLVSGRTQHVPLGTHANKHGQVIGSNIGGDYATFPGVVGTAVSKVCDLEIARTGLLERQAAAVGLRFESVVIESTTRAGYYPGTKPMRVKMIAERRSGRLLGVQIVGRENAGKRVDIAAVALHTGLTVEQLTALDLGYAPPFSPVWDPVLVAARKASSVLRT, encoded by the coding sequence ATGGCGGCAGCGGAGCGGATGGTGGTCATCGGCGGCGATGCGGTGGGCATGTCCGCCGCGTCCCGGGCACGCAGGCTCAAGAAGCCGGAGGAGCTGGAGATCGTGGCCTTCGAGCGGGGCCGGTTCGCCTCGTTCTCCGCCTGCGGCATTCCGTACTGGGTGGGCGGCCAGGTGGGAGCTCGCGACGACCTGATCGCGCGCACGCCCGAGGAGCACCGCGCTCGCGGCATCGACCTGCGGATGCGCACCGAGGTGACCGAGCTGGACGTGGCGGGCCGGCGGGTGCGCGTGGTGGAGCGGGACGGTGACGGCGGCGAAGGTGGGGGCGGCGACGGGCGGTGGGTCGGCTACGACCACCTCGTGCTGGCCACCGGCGCCCGCCCGGTGCGCCCGCCGCTGCCCGGCATCGACGCGGAGGGCGTCCACGGCGTCCAGACGCTCGACGACGGCGAGGCGCTGATCGCCACGCTGGAGGGCGCGGAGGCACGCCCGGGCGCCGGCGCCGGCGCCGCCGCCCGGAGCTACGGTGACGGCAGGCGCCGGGCCGTGGTCGTGGGCGCCGGCTACATCGGCGTGGAGATGGCGGAGGCGTTCGTCAACCGCGGCTATCACGTCACGGTCGTCGACAAGGGCGAGCAGCCGATGTCCACGCTCGACCCGGACATGGGCGAGCTGGTGTACGAGGCGATGTGCTCGATGGGCATCGAGACGGTGCGCGGCGCGACGGTCACCGAGATCCTCACCGACGAGCGCGGCCGGGCCCGGGGCGTGGCCACCCGGGACGCCGAGTACCCGGCCGATGTGGTGGTGCTGGGCCTGGGCGTACGCCCCGAGACGGAGCTGGCCCGCGCGGCGGGGCTGCCGCTGGGCGAGTCCGGCGGACTGCTGACGGACCTGGCGATGCGGGTGCGGGGCCAGGAGAACATCTGGGCGGGCGGCGACTGCGCCGAGGTCCTCAACCTCGTCTCGGGCCGCACCCAGCACGTGCCGCTGGGCACGCACGCCAACAAGCACGGCCAGGTCATCGGCTCCAACATCGGCGGGGACTACGCGACGTTCCCCGGAGTGGTGGGCACGGCGGTCAGCAAGGTGTGCGACCTGGAGATCGCGCGCACCGGGCTGCTGGAGCGTCAGGCGGCGGCTGTCGGGCTGCGGTTCGAGAGCGTCGTCATCGAGTCGACGACCCGGGCCGGCTACTACCCTGGCACCAAGCCGATGCGGGTCAAGATGATCGCCGAACGCCGCTCGGGCCGCCTGCTCGGGGTGCAGATCGTCGGCAGGGAGAACGCGGGCAAGCGCGTGGACATCGCCGCCGTCGCCCTCCACACCGGCTTGACGGTCGAGCAGCTGACGGCACTGGACCTCGGCTACGCCCCGCCCTTCTCCCCGGTCTGGGACCCGGTCCTGGTAGCGGCCCGCAAGGCCTCATCGGTACTCCGCACGTGA